In the Mesorhizobium sp. M1D.F.Ca.ET.043.01.1.1 genome, CATAACCGAACTCCTAGAGGTGCGCGCGCAACGCATTCACCCATTCGGTTCTCTGATTCACGAACTGCTCTCTGGTGCGAAACACGATAGCCCGGGACTGCTACTCCTTGGTCTTCGGTTCGACAAAGCGCGTTGTCGGTCGTTGCGCTGCTTCGACGATCGCCTCCGCTTCGGCGACGTCGTTCTTCTGCCGCTTGACGGACGGTTTGGGACATAGGCCGGGACAATCAGTCTTGGCTCATGGCCAAGCCGAGCCATCTGACAGGTCTGTAGTGGGAGCTGCCGCACGCTTCCATTGCCACGACACATGCCGGTTGACTCGCCATGAACTTGCAAAACTGCAGGCGCGACAGCTTCTTGCGGAATACAACCGATCCATCAGCTGCCGCCCCCTGCAGCTGAATGCCGTTCTTTCCCAGATCGACCCCAATGATAGTAACTTTTCCATCGATGCCTGCCTCTCCTTTGCGTGGCGCTAACACCACCAACTTGGCACATTGCGATGCCGTCGGAGAAGGCTGGCATCCACCCCATCAGTAAAATGGGACAGCCATGGTGCTGGTCGCGCGGCTTGGCGCAGAGCATGTTTCTTGTGCTCACGCAGATCGTCCATGTTGATCTAGCGGTTGGCGCCATCCGTTTTCGTTGGTTTCGACAGCCAATGTCCTGACGGGGGCGGCATCTCTATGTTTTGGAAAGATGAGCACGACACAGGTGCGCCGGCGGATTTCCTCGTTGAGGCCGCCCTCGTCCATCTCGGCCTCGAGCACCTCCTGCATCCGCACGGATCACTTCGTGCGGACCTGCGGGGCTGGAAGCAGAATGTCTTTGGCGGCAGCGCTGGTCGATTACCGGGGAATCAACAGGTGCGATTTTCAGAGCTGCACCGTCGACAGAAAGCGTCCATCTGGGCGGGGAGAGTCGTTAGCCATCTACTTATTAGATGGCGATTATATCGAGTCTCTATTTGCCAATTCAGCAGCTGTCGAAGAAATCTAACTTAAGACTATAAAGGGGAACCGCCACACCAATTACCTTGTGCACGCGCTGGCCATCAGTTCCAAATGGGCGCGACGAGGTGCGGGAATGCGGCGTGGCGAGGCTTAAAGGAGGACCAGAATGATGTGGTCTATGAATCGCCGTGCGGTCGTCAAAGCAATGCTGGTGGGATCGGTTGCCCCGTGGGTCATTAACTCAAGGGCGTTCGCTTCGTCTTGTAGCGACCATATTGTGCGTGTCGGCTCGATGGGTGCTCCCGATTCCATGAATCCATTCGCCACCTGGAGTTCGTTCTGGCCGCTTGTCTTGTCCTACGATTCGCTGGTCGGCGTTGACGCCCAGCGACACCCTGACCGGAGGGGGTTTGCGAAGGCGTGGGCCGTTGCTGATGACGGGCTCACTTGGACAATCAAGGTATGGCCCGGCATGAAGTGGTCGGACGGCCAACCCGCCACCGCCAGAGACGCCGCGTTCACCTATAATTATCTGCTTGGCTCCGTGGGCAAGCCAGACGAGCTGAATATTGGCCAAAACAGCACAGACGGCATGGAACAAGTCGCATCCGTTACGGCCATTGATGACGAAACTCTGCGGATCGTGACCAAGGCTCCTACGCGCTGGCCAATTGACAACTTCGTTCTAATGGTCCCTGAGCACGTTTGGAAGGACATCGGCTACGCGGATGCGCGCAGCACTTTTCGCAACGACCCGCCGCTGGTGGGAACTGGGCCTATGATCGTTGCGGAGTTTCAGCAAGGCCAATTTGTGCGCCTTACGCCAAACGCGTATTTTCGCACTGAGCAGCCGAAGACGGCCGGGATGATTATCCACTTCTTCACCACGCAGGATCCAATTGCCCAGGGTCTGAAGAGTGGGAGCTTCGATTGTGGGGGCGTGACAACCGCACAGTGGGCTGCCTTCTCGAAGGAGAGCGATATCGGGGTCTATGAATCTCGCGTGGAGCAGCGGGACTATCTGGCATTTAATACGGCCTCCGGGAAGGGGGCGGGCAGCACCAAGGCCCTGCAGGATCCAGCGTTTCGCGACGCGATCGGCTATGCGATCGATCAGAAAGCGATCGTGGATCGCGCCTACCGCGGGCACGCAGACCCTGGTGTCGGAATTGTGATGCCGGTAGCCGCCGACTATTACTCAGACCTAAGCGACATCAGGCGCCGCTTCGATCTAGCCGAGGCGGGTCGTCGGCTAGACGCGGCCGGATATCGGGACACGAACGGCGATGGTGTCCGGGAGGACAAGGAGGGAAAGAGCTTACAGCTTGAGCTAATCACAGGAAAGGCTTCGGGTGTGAGCGAGATTCCGATTGCAGCCGTGCAGCTTGTTGCGGGCTGGCTGGGACAAATTGGCATTCCCGTGTCGGTGACCCAGCTCGATTCCGGTGCGCTCACAGCCCGCACGACAGCGCCGACGGACGGCGGCGGAAGCTGGGATCTGCTAATCGCCAGCAACTGGCTGTCTTCCTCGCCTCACGACCTGCTCGTCTTGGGCAGTAGCAAGTCCATCGGCCTCACTAACAGATCGTACTGGACAAATGAGAAGTTCGACGCGCTCCTGACTGAGGTCGACCGTACCGTCGACCTGAAGAGGAGCCAGGAGCTGGTCGATCAGGCAGCGCGCCTCATCTATGCTGAGGCGCCGTATATCATTCTGAGTCACCCCTTAACGCTCGGTGCCTATCGTAAGGACTGCTTCCAGGGCTGGGGACCGGAGGACGCGATATCGGATTGGAGCTATTTCCCGTTCGATCGGTTGAGGCCGATCTAACGTGGCTGGCAACGCACAGGAAGGGCGAACAAGCCGCATTGGGAATGTCCTGATCAGGGCGGCCATAACTCTTTCGATGGTGGCCACACTGAACTTCGTCCTGTTCAGGGTCATTCCCGGTGACCCTGCAGCGCTTCTGCTTGGCGGTGCTCGGATGAGCGTGTCCGCTGAACGGATCGAGGCGCAGCGCCAGAACTGGGGACTCGACCGGCCGCTTTTCCCGGACCAGATACTTGACTACCTGTCGGCAACTCTACATGGCGATCTCGGCTACAGCTTCAAGTTCAGGGGTAGACTTGTCTCTGACCTTATTTGGGAGCGCTTGCCGGCCACCATCGCCCTGGTTGGCTTGGCCCAATTAATCGCCATGCTATGCGGTGTCATGCTTGGGCTCTATGCGGGTTGGCGCAGAGGAGGAGCTGTCGACCGTATCGCCATGGGAGCATCTCTAGCGCTCTATTCTACGCCGTCTTTCTGGCTTGCTATGGTACTAGTAGTCATTTTTAGCACGGCATTGGGGTGGTTTCCGGGTTATGGCATCTATTCACCCGGCGCTAGCATAGGTTCAACTGATAAGATCCTAGACTACTTGCGACATCTCGCACTTCCGGTCGCCGCGGTAGCCCTTGGGCTGATCGGGCAATACGTTGTGGTCGCGCGTGCAGCGATGAGTGACGTCGTTACTGAGGACTA is a window encoding:
- a CDS encoding ABC transporter substrate-binding protein, translated to MMWSMNRRAVVKAMLVGSVAPWVINSRAFASSCSDHIVRVGSMGAPDSMNPFATWSSFWPLVLSYDSLVGVDAQRHPDRRGFAKAWAVADDGLTWTIKVWPGMKWSDGQPATARDAAFTYNYLLGSVGKPDELNIGQNSTDGMEQVASVTAIDDETLRIVTKAPTRWPIDNFVLMVPEHVWKDIGYADARSTFRNDPPLVGTGPMIVAEFQQGQFVRLTPNAYFRTEQPKTAGMIIHFFTTQDPIAQGLKSGSFDCGGVTTAQWAAFSKESDIGVYESRVEQRDYLAFNTASGKGAGSTKALQDPAFRDAIGYAIDQKAIVDRAYRGHADPGVGIVMPVAADYYSDLSDIRRRFDLAEAGRRLDAAGYRDTNGDGVREDKEGKSLQLELITGKASGVSEIPIAAVQLVAGWLGQIGIPVSVTQLDSGALTARTTAPTDGGGSWDLLIASNWLSSSPHDLLVLGSSKSIGLTNRSYWTNEKFDALLTEVDRTVDLKRSQELVDQAARLIYAEAPYIILSHPLTLGAYRKDCFQGWGPEDAISDWSYFPFDRLRPI
- a CDS encoding ABC transporter permease → MAGNAQEGRTSRIGNVLIRAAITLSMVATLNFVLFRVIPGDPAALLLGGARMSVSAERIEAQRQNWGLDRPLFPDQILDYLSATLHGDLGYSFKFRGRLVSDLIWERLPATIALVGLAQLIAMLCGVMLGLYAGWRRGGAVDRIAMGASLALYSTPSFWLAMVLVVIFSTALGWFPGYGIYSPGASIGSTDKILDYLRHLALPVAAVALGLIGQYVVVARAAMSDVVTEDYMVTARAKGLTNGQMLMRHAFRNAMLPLVTLITLNLGYVVAGAITVEAVFAWPGIGGLTVEALNARDYPVLQGIFLLLGVSIVVANLLADLAYGILDPRIRQ